A genomic region of Rhodanobacter sp. contains the following coding sequences:
- a CDS encoding ATP-binding protein — protein sequence MKPVSLRHRLTWLIIAVMVAVLIPLGVISYQRERREMNELLDGRLAEAARTLGVLIEYSDANADHAAIAADADIGRALIVAVHRHNYEPDVGFQVYGRDGRPVVSTANFANLPAPRAGQTGFGKIRLDGYLWRTFTVKNRAGLHIRIGERYDNRMEIDRDLMLEHALPLLIGLPLLALLALLAVRRGLLPLDQLTRQLAKRTPGSRKPVAIELAPREIRPLIATLNHQLERLEDAIEREKRMTADVAHELRTPLAATMLHLDSAAIASSPDEAQAALERARQGTSRLARRIEQILWMAQLEAGAAAADRSPQDLAAIVTSVIEELAPLIADKDISLSLLHDGTPLCVPGHEVALTAMLRNLVENAMRYVPQGGQVEVALSRTADAAIVDISDDGPGIPSEHREAVFERFRRETHDAAGGYGVGLNIVWRAAQLHDARIDLLDSPFGHGLRVRLEFSLETAS from the coding sequence ATGAAACCGGTCAGCCTCCGCCACCGGCTCACCTGGCTGATCATCGCGGTGATGGTGGCGGTGCTCATCCCGCTGGGTGTCATCAGCTACCAGCGCGAGCGCCGCGAGATGAACGAGTTGCTCGACGGCCGCCTCGCGGAGGCCGCGCGCACGCTTGGCGTGCTGATCGAATACAGCGACGCCAACGCCGACCACGCCGCCATCGCGGCCGATGCCGACATCGGCCGCGCCCTCATCGTCGCCGTGCACCGGCACAATTACGAGCCCGATGTCGGCTTTCAGGTCTACGGCCGCGACGGCCGCCCCGTCGTGAGCACTGCCAACTTCGCCAACCTGCCGGCCCCGCGCGCCGGGCAGACCGGCTTCGGCAAGATCAGGCTGGATGGCTATCTCTGGCGCACCTTCACCGTGAAGAACCGCGCGGGTCTGCACATCCGCATCGGCGAGCGGTACGACAACCGCATGGAGATCGATCGCGACCTGATGCTGGAGCACGCACTGCCGTTGCTGATCGGCCTGCCGTTGCTGGCATTGTTGGCATTGCTGGCGGTGCGCCGCGGCCTGCTTCCGCTCGACCAGCTCACCAGGCAACTGGCCAAGCGGACGCCGGGCAGCCGGAAGCCGGTGGCCATCGAACTGGCCCCCAGGGAAATCCGCCCGCTGATTGCCACGCTCAACCACCAGCTCGAACGACTGGAAGACGCCATCGAACGCGAAAAACGCATGACCGCCGACGTGGCGCACGAGCTGCGCACGCCACTGGCAGCCACCATGCTGCATCTCGACAGCGCCGCCATCGCCAGCAGCCCGGATGAGGCGCAGGCCGCGCTTGAGCGTGCGAGGCAAGGCACTTCCCGCCTGGCGCGACGCATCGAACAGATCCTCTGGATGGCGCAGCTCGAGGCAGGTGCGGCAGCGGCAGATCGTTCGCCGCAGGATCTGGCGGCCATCGTCACCTCGGTGATCGAGGAATTGGCGCCGCTGATCGCCGACAAGGACATCTCGCTCAGCCTGCTGCACGACGGTACGCCGCTCTGCGTGCCGGGACACGAAGTGGCGCTGACGGCGATGCTGCGCAACCTCGTCGAAAACGCGATGCGCTACGTGCCGCAGGGCGGCCAGGTAGAAGTGGCGCTGAGCCGCACCGCGGACGCCGCCATCGTCGACATCAGCGACGACGGCCCGGGCATTCCGAGCGAACACCGCGAGGCGGTATTCGAGCGCTTTCGCCGCGAAACCCATGACGCTGCTGGCGGTTACGGCGTCGGCCTCAACATCGTGTGGCGCGCCGCCCAGCTGCATGACGCACGCATCGACCTGCTCGATTCGCCGTTCGGCCATGGCCTGCGTGTGCGGCTGGAGTTTTCGCTGGAGACCGCGTCCTGA
- a CDS encoding NADPH-dependent FMN reductase, translated as MSSARRVLCLCGSLRRVSSNRAALEAARQLAPAPLDLAMYEGLAALPLFNPDDECDPLPVPVLALREAVGQADALLVACPEYAHGVPGAFKNLLDWLVGSLEFPGKPVLLLNASARGSHHAQEALAEILRTMSAEVLTTQPMPVALPGAGCTVEQVLDSADRCAELRAALDCLKAELG; from the coding sequence ATGAGTTCCGCGCGGCGCGTGCTGTGCCTGTGCGGCAGTTTGCGGCGCGTGTCGTCCAACCGCGCCGCGCTGGAAGCCGCGCGGCAACTGGCGCCCGCGCCGCTCGATCTGGCGATGTACGAAGGCCTCGCCGCCTTGCCGCTGTTCAATCCCGACGACGAATGCGACCCCTTGCCCGTTCCCGTGCTTGCGTTGCGCGAGGCCGTGGGGCAGGCCGATGCGCTGCTGGTCGCCTGTCCCGAATACGCCCACGGCGTGCCCGGTGCCTTCAAGAACCTGCTGGACTGGCTGGTGGGCAGCCTTGAATTTCCCGGCAAGCCGGTGCTGCTGCTGAACGCGTCGGCGCGCGGCTCGCACCACGCGCAGGAGGCGCTGGCCGAGATTCTGCGCACCATGTCGGCCGAAGTACTGACGACGCAGCCCATGCCGGTGGCGTTGCCGGGCGCGGGCTGCACGGTGGAACAAGTGCTGGACAGCGCGGACCGCTGCGCGGAGCTGCGTGCGGCGCTGGATTGTCTGAAGGCCGAACTGGGCTGA
- a CDS encoding efflux RND transporter permease subunit → MLGLVRIALARPLTFIVLAIVILIIGPLAALRTPTDIFPNIGIPVIGVVWSYKGLPPDQMSGRVIYYYERQLTTAVNNIQHIESQSLPGAGIVKIFFQPGTDIRTATAQVTSISQTVVKQMPPGMTPPTILNYNASTVPVLQMAFSGKGLSEAKIRDIAQNEVRPTLVSVNGVAIPTPYGGKQRQVTLDLDPQALAAKGLSAQDVANALAAQNQIIPVGTAKIGTYEYNVQLNNSPVAIAALNNLPIKTVNGAVITIGDVAHVRDGSPPQNNVVRVDGHRAVLMPILKTGSASTLAVVAGVKKLLPLIKETMPKSLKISQLADQSVFVKDAVTSVAREGIIAALLTSVMILVFLGSWRSTVIIAVSIPLAVLSAIALLSASGQTLNVMTLGGLALAVGILVDDATVTIENINWHMEQGKEVRVAIMDGAKQIVTPAFVSLLCICIVFVPMFMLNGIAGFLFRPMALAVIFAMVSSFVLSRTLVPTLAMYLLKNYHTEQGEGTHPENPLLNHHEGDQHHKSGHGRFVRGLVGFQQGFEHRFTVVRETYYALLATALKLRWTFVAGFLAFVLASFALVPFLGRDFFPSVDAGAIALHVRAPMGTRIEETAAEFDHIEAAIRKVIPPDQLKTIIDNIGLPLSNTNLIYSNTGSIGPQDGDIQIVLGEDHSPTAGYVAKLRRLLPQEFPGTTFSFLPADMTSQILNFGAPAPLDITVTGRHSAENEAYATKIMRRLRDIPGIADVRLQQSTNYPQINVNVNRIRADTLGITERDVTNSMVASLAGSGQVAPVFWLDPHNGVSYAVVAATPQYKMDSMADLFRLPVTASAGRDSQVLGNIATFTRGPSPAVVTHYNILPTFDIYAAVQGRDLGGVAGDVQKVLNQFASSRPKGTLVTLRGQVHTMNNAFGGLLFGLLGAVVMIYLLIVVNFQSWLDPFVIITALPSALAGIVWILFVTHTALSVPALTGAILCMGVATANSILVVSFCRERLAEHGDAMKAAMEAGFTRFRPVCMTALAMIIGFLPMSLGHEQNSPLGIAAIGGLLFATCSTLVFVPVIFSIVHGREQHAPTAVPQLGEVSHVA, encoded by the coding sequence ATGCTAGGCCTCGTCCGTATTGCGCTCGCGCGCCCGCTCACCTTCATCGTGCTGGCGATCGTGATCCTGATCATCGGTCCGTTGGCCGCATTGCGCACGCCGACGGACATCTTCCCGAACATCGGCATTCCGGTGATCGGCGTGGTGTGGTCGTACAAGGGTTTGCCGCCGGACCAGATGTCCGGCCGCGTGATCTACTACTACGAGCGCCAACTGACCACGGCGGTCAACAACATCCAGCACATCGAGTCGCAGTCGCTGCCCGGCGCAGGCATCGTGAAGATCTTCTTCCAGCCGGGCACCGACATCCGCACCGCCACCGCGCAGGTCACTTCGATCTCGCAGACGGTGGTGAAGCAGATGCCGCCGGGCATGACCCCGCCCACCATCCTCAACTACAACGCATCCACCGTGCCGGTGCTGCAGATGGCGTTCTCCGGCAAGGGCCTGTCCGAGGCGAAGATCCGCGACATCGCGCAGAACGAGGTGCGCCCGACCCTGGTGTCGGTGAACGGCGTGGCGATTCCCACGCCCTACGGCGGCAAGCAGCGCCAGGTAACGCTGGACCTGGATCCGCAGGCGCTGGCCGCCAAGGGGCTGTCGGCGCAGGACGTGGCGAACGCGCTGGCGGCGCAAAACCAGATCATCCCGGTGGGCACCGCCAAGATCGGCACGTACGAGTACAACGTGCAGCTCAACAACAGCCCTGTCGCGATCGCCGCGCTCAACAACCTGCCGATCAAGACGGTGAACGGCGCCGTCATCACCATCGGCGACGTGGCGCACGTGCGCGACGGCTCGCCGCCGCAGAACAACGTGGTACGCGTGGACGGCCATCGCGCGGTGCTGATGCCCATCCTGAAGACCGGCAGCGCCTCGACGCTGGCGGTGGTGGCGGGCGTCAAGAAACTGCTGCCGCTGATCAAGGAGACGATGCCGAAGTCGCTGAAGATTTCACAGCTCGCCGACCAGTCGGTGTTCGTGAAGGATGCGGTCACCTCGGTGGCGCGCGAGGGCATCATCGCCGCGCTGCTGACTTCGGTAATGATCCTGGTGTTCCTCGGCAGTTGGCGTTCCACCGTGATCATCGCGGTGTCGATCCCGCTCGCGGTGCTGTCGGCGATCGCGCTGCTGTCGGCATCCGGCCAGACGTTGAACGTGATGACGCTGGGCGGCCTGGCTTTGGCCGTGGGCATCCTGGTGGACGACGCCACGGTGACCATCGAGAACATCAACTGGCACATGGAACAAGGCAAGGAAGTGCGCGTCGCGATCATGGACGGCGCCAAGCAGATCGTCACGCCAGCCTTCGTCTCGCTGCTGTGCATCTGCATCGTGTTCGTGCCGATGTTCATGCTCAACGGCATCGCCGGCTTCCTGTTCCGTCCGATGGCGCTGGCGGTGATCTTCGCGATGGTTTCCTCGTTCGTGCTGTCGCGCACCCTGGTGCCGACATTGGCGATGTACCTGTTGAAGAACTACCACACCGAGCAAGGCGAAGGCACGCATCCGGAAAACCCGCTGCTCAACCATCACGAGGGCGACCAGCACCACAAGAGCGGCCACGGCAGGTTCGTGCGCGGGCTGGTGGGGTTCCAGCAGGGCTTCGAACACCGCTTCACCGTCGTGCGCGAAACCTACTACGCGCTGCTGGCGACGGCGTTGAAACTGCGCTGGACCTTCGTGGCCGGCTTCCTCGCATTCGTGCTGGCTTCGTTCGCGCTGGTGCCTTTCCTCGGCCGCGACTTCTTCCCGTCGGTGGATGCGGGCGCCATCGCGCTGCACGTGCGTGCGCCGATGGGCACGCGCATCGAGGAGACCGCCGCGGAGTTCGACCACATCGAGGCGGCGATCCGCAAGGTCATCCCGCCCGACCAGCTCAAGACGATCATCGACAACATCGGCCTGCCGCTGTCCAACACCAACCTGATCTACAGCAACACCGGCTCGATCGGACCGCAGGACGGCGACATCCAGATCGTGCTCGGCGAGGACCATTCGCCCACCGCCGGCTACGTCGCGAAGCTGCGCCGGTTGTTGCCGCAGGAGTTTCCAGGCACGACGTTCTCCTTCCTGCCGGCCGACATGACCAGCCAGATCCTCAACTTCGGCGCGCCCGCCCCGCTGGACATCACCGTGACCGGCCGCCACAGCGCCGAGAACGAGGCCTATGCGACGAAGATCATGCGCAGGCTGCGCGACATTCCCGGCATCGCCGACGTGCGCCTGCAGCAGAGCACCAACTACCCGCAGATCAACGTCAACGTGAACCGCATCCGCGCCGACACGCTGGGCATCACCGAGCGCGACGTCACCAACAGCATGGTCGCCTCGCTGGCCGGCTCCGGGCAGGTGGCGCCGGTGTTCTGGCTCGATCCGCACAACGGCGTGTCCTATGCGGTGGTCGCCGCGACGCCGCAATACAAGATGGACTCGATGGCCGACCTGTTCCGCCTGCCGGTCACCGCCTCGGCCGGCAGGGACAGCCAGGTGCTGGGCAACATCGCCACCTTCACCCGCGGGCCCAGCCCGGCGGTGGTCACGCACTACAACATCCTGCCCACCTTCGACATCTACGCCGCAGTGCAGGGCCGCGATCTCGGCGGCGTGGCCGGCGATGTGCAGAAGGTGCTGAACCAGTTCGCCAGCAGCCGCCCGAAAGGCACGCTGGTCACCTTGCGCGGACAGGTGCACACGATGAACAACGCGTTCGGCGGCCTGCTGTTCGGCCTGCTCGGCGCGGTGGTGATGATCTACCTGCTGATCGTGGTGAATTTCCAGTCCTGGCTGGACCCGTTCGTCATCATCACCGCGCTGCCCTCCGCGCTGGCCGGCATCGTGTGGATCCTGTTCGTCACCCACACCGCGCTGTCGGTGCCCGCGTTGACCGGCGCCATCCTGTGCATGGGCGTGGCCACCGCCAACTCCATCCTCGTGGTGAGCTTCTGCCGCGAGCGCCTGGCCGAACATGGCGACGCCATGAAGGCCGCCATGGAGGCCGGCTTCACCCGCTTCCGTCCGGTCTGCATGACCGCACTGGCCATGATCATCGGTTTCCTGCCGATGTCGCTGGGCCACGAACAGAACTCGCCGCTGGGCATCGCCGCGATCGGCGGCCTGCTGTTCGCCACCTGCTCCACGCTGGTGTTCGTCCCGGTGATTTTCAGCATCGTCCACGGGCGCGAGCAGCACGCGCCCACCGCCGTTCCGCAGCTCGGAGAAGTTTCCCATGTCGCATGA
- the metG gene encoding methionine--tRNA ligase, producing the protein MSRRLLVTNALPYANGPLHMGHLLGYIQADIWVRAQRMMGNEVAYVCADDAHGTPIMLAAEKAGLAPEVYIEGIRQGHEADFAAFGVAFDHYHSTHSDENRELASLIYTRLRDAGCIARRDIQQLFDPEKQMFLPDRYIKGTCPKCGTPDQYGDNCENCGATYAPTDLIDPTSVMSGATPVLKDSEHYFFELGKFENLLRDWFGGKYSNGKPVANAGVAAKLREWLDGGLRDWDISRDAPYFGFPIPDAPGKFFYVWLDAPVGYLASFKALCDRTGLTFDDYLGANSNAEMHHFIGKDIINFHGLFWPAMLHGAGFRTPTALHVNGYLTVNGAKMSKSRGTFIQARTYLDSGLNPEYLRYYFASLLNDTPVDVDLDLKAFEERVNSHLVGKWVNIASRTAGFVQKFFGGKLADTFDAEHAALWQELLAHHEGIEALYEGGEFAELTRRFVLMADRVNGHIAAKAPWTMAKDDARRAELHQVCSFALAAFRLLAGMLKPIVPATVAAAEAFLAAPIATFADACSALHGHTVNAFEPLLSRLDPKLVEAMVEASKDSLGAPAPAAEPTKKKPVNDTAKPAAAPASTDAPATIAIDDFAKLDLRVGKVLACAFVEGSDKLLRFELDAGALGTRQIFSGIRAAYGEPDKLVGRNVVFIANLAPRKMRFGLSEGMILSAGDGGSDLFLLDADAGAKPGATVR; encoded by the coding sequence ATGAGTCGCCGCCTGCTCGTCACCAACGCCCTGCCCTACGCCAACGGCCCGCTGCACATGGGCCACCTGCTGGGCTACATCCAGGCCGACATCTGGGTACGGGCGCAGCGCATGATGGGCAACGAGGTGGCCTATGTCTGCGCCGACGACGCGCACGGCACGCCGATCATGCTGGCTGCCGAAAAGGCCGGGCTGGCGCCCGAGGTGTACATCGAGGGCATCCGCCAGGGCCATGAGGCGGATTTCGCCGCCTTCGGCGTGGCTTTCGACCACTACCATTCAACGCACTCGGACGAGAACCGCGAGCTGGCCTCGCTGATCTACACGCGGCTGCGCGACGCGGGCTGCATCGCCCGCCGCGACATCCAGCAGTTGTTCGACCCCGAGAAGCAGATGTTCCTGCCCGACCGCTACATCAAGGGCACCTGCCCCAAGTGCGGCACGCCCGACCAGTACGGCGACAACTGCGAGAACTGCGGCGCCACCTACGCGCCCACCGACCTGATCGACCCGACCTCGGTGATGTCGGGCGCCACGCCGGTGCTGAAGGATTCGGAGCACTACTTCTTCGAGCTGGGCAAGTTCGAGAACCTGCTGCGCGACTGGTTCGGCGGCAAGTATTCGAACGGCAAGCCGGTGGCGAACGCGGGCGTGGCGGCCAAGCTGCGCGAATGGCTGGACGGCGGCCTGCGCGACTGGGACATCTCGCGCGACGCGCCCTACTTCGGCTTCCCCATCCCCGACGCGCCAGGCAAGTTCTTCTACGTGTGGCTGGACGCGCCGGTGGGCTACCTCGCCAGCTTCAAGGCGCTGTGCGACCGCACCGGCCTGACGTTCGACGACTATCTCGGCGCCAACAGCAACGCCGAGATGCACCATTTCATCGGCAAGGACATCATCAACTTCCACGGCCTGTTCTGGCCGGCGATGCTGCACGGCGCCGGCTTCCGCACGCCCACCGCGCTGCATGTCAACGGCTACCTGACGGTGAACGGCGCGAAGATGTCCAAGTCGCGCGGCACCTTCATCCAGGCGCGCACCTACCTCGACAGCGGGCTCAATCCCGAGTACCTGCGCTACTACTTCGCCAGCCTGCTCAACGACACGCCGGTGGACGTGGATCTCGACCTCAAGGCCTTCGAGGAACGCGTCAACTCGCACCTGGTCGGCAAGTGGGTGAACATCGCCAGCCGCACCGCCGGCTTCGTGCAGAAGTTCTTCGGCGGCAAGCTCGCCGACACGTTCGACGCCGAACACGCCGCGCTGTGGCAAGAGCTGCTCGCGCACCACGAAGGCATCGAGGCGCTGTACGAAGGCGGCGAATTCGCCGAACTCACCCGCCGCTTCGTGCTGATGGCCGACCGGGTCAACGGCCACATCGCCGCGAAGGCGCCATGGACGATGGCCAAGGACGACGCCCGACGCGCCGAACTGCACCAGGTGTGCTCGTTCGCGCTGGCCGCGTTCCGCCTGCTCGCGGGCATGCTCAAGCCCATCGTACCCGCCACCGTGGCCGCCGCCGAAGCTTTCCTTGCCGCGCCCATCGCCACCTTCGCCGATGCGTGCAGCGCGCTGCACGGCCACACCGTCAACGCCTTCGAGCCGCTGCTGTCGCGTCTCGACCCCAAGCTGGTCGAAGCGATGGTCGAGGCCTCGAAGGACTCGCTGGGCGCACCCGCCCCTGCCGCCGAACCCACCAAGAAGAAACCCGTGAACGACACCGCCAAGCCCGCCGCCGCCCCCGCATCCACCGATGCACCTGCCACGATTGCCATCGACGACTTCGCCAAGCTCGACCTGCGCGTGGGCAAGGTGCTGGCCTGCGCGTTCGTGGAAGGCTCGGACAAGCTGCTGCGCTTCGAACTGGACGCCGGCGCGCTGGGTACCCGGCAGATCTTCTCCGGCATCCGCGCCGCCTACGGCGAGCCGGACAAGCTGGTCGGCCGCAACGTGGTGTTCATCGCCAACCTCGCGCCACGCAAGATGCGCTTCGGCCTGTCCGAAGGCATGATCCTCTCCGCCGGCGACGGCGGCAGCGACCTGTTCCTGCTCGACGCCGACGCGGGCGCGAAGCCGGGCGCCACGGTACGCTGA
- the nth gene encoding endonuclease III has protein sequence MKRADVVELFTRLRELNPQPTTELAYTTPFELLVAVVLSAQATDVGVNKATKKLYPVANTPRAILKLGEERLKKYISTIGLFNAKAKNVIALCGMLIEQHGGEVPRTREALEALPGVGRKTANVVLNTAFGEPTIAVDTHIFRVANRTGLAPGKDVRAVEDKLERAVPAEFKQDAHHWLILHGRYVCKARKPDCPNCAIRDLCRYKDKTPAD, from the coding sequence ATGAAGCGCGCCGACGTGGTCGAGTTGTTCACGCGCCTGCGCGAACTGAATCCGCAGCCCACCACCGAACTCGCCTACACCACGCCGTTCGAGCTGCTGGTGGCCGTGGTGCTGTCCGCGCAGGCCACCGACGTGGGCGTGAACAAGGCCACGAAGAAGCTTTACCCCGTGGCCAACACGCCGCGGGCGATCCTCAAGCTCGGCGAGGAAAGGCTGAAGAAGTACATCAGCACCATCGGCCTGTTCAACGCCAAGGCGAAGAACGTGATCGCGCTGTGCGGCATGCTGATCGAGCAGCACGGCGGCGAGGTGCCGCGCACGCGCGAGGCGCTGGAAGCGCTGCCCGGCGTGGGCCGCAAGACCGCCAACGTGGTGCTCAACACCGCCTTCGGCGAACCCACCATCGCGGTGGACACGCACATCTTCCGCGTCGCCAACCGCACCGGGCTCGCGCCCGGCAAGGACGTGCGCGCGGTGGAGGACAAGCTCGAAAGGGCGGTGCCCGCCGAATTCAAGCAGGACGCGCATCACTGGCTGATCCTGCATGGCCGCTACGTATGCAAGGCGCGCAAGCCGGATTGCCCGAACTGCGCGATCCGCGACCTCTGCCGCTACAAGGACAAGACCCCGGCGGACTGA
- a CDS encoding response regulator translates to MHIMLVEDDAEIGEAIRHALVQQSCAVTWLRNGREAMLGLDDQSADLVLLDLGLPDRDGFDVLAEARRKGIRTPILVMTARDGLEARVRGLDLGADDYLVKPFHLDELSARIRSLTRRVRGLADNIIEAGGLQMNLASGEVTFRGAAVVLTRREFALLRALMERAGRIVHRETLENSVYGMDNPVEGNALEVQVHWLRRKLSAETIRTVRGIGYMLPREPK, encoded by the coding sequence ATGCACATCATGCTGGTCGAGGACGATGCCGAAATCGGCGAAGCCATCCGCCATGCGCTCGTGCAGCAATCCTGCGCGGTGACGTGGTTGCGCAATGGCCGAGAAGCCATGCTTGGTCTCGACGACCAGAGCGCCGACCTGGTGCTGCTCGATCTCGGCCTGCCTGACCGCGACGGTTTCGACGTGCTCGCCGAGGCACGCCGCAAAGGCATCCGCACGCCGATCCTGGTGATGACCGCGCGCGACGGCCTCGAAGCCCGCGTGCGCGGCCTCGACCTCGGCGCCGACGACTATCTGGTCAAGCCGTTCCACCTGGACGAGCTGTCGGCGCGCATCCGTTCGTTGACCCGCCGCGTGCGCGGCCTCGCCGACAACATCATCGAAGCCGGCGGCCTGCAGATGAATCTCGCTTCCGGCGAAGTGACCTTCCGTGGCGCCGCGGTCGTGTTGACGCGCCGCGAATTCGCCCTGTTGCGCGCGCTGATGGAACGCGCCGGCCGCATCGTGCACCGCGAAACGCTGGAAAATTCGGTGTACGGCATGGACAACCCGGTGGAAGGCAACGCCTTGGAGGTGCAAGTGCACTGGTTGCGGCGCAAGCTCAGCGCGGAAACGATCCGTACCGTGCGCGGCATCGGCTACATGCTGCCGCGCGAGCCGAAATGA
- a CDS encoding DUF2147 domain-containing protein produces MKHAVRLAFALGLLLGAGAVYAADTSTPVGTWKTIDDETHQAKSIVEITNDNGELQAHIVKLMNRTPADIARDGEHALCTHCDGALKDKPIEGMTIMWGVHRDGDVWDGGQIVNPKDGKIYKVKLSMLDGGQKLNVRGFIGFSWIGKTQVWERVQ; encoded by the coding sequence ATGAAGCACGCTGTCCGCCTCGCCTTCGCCCTCGGCCTGCTGCTGGGTGCAGGCGCCGTTTATGCTGCCGACACCAGCACGCCGGTCGGCACGTGGAAAACCATCGACGACGAAACCCACCAGGCCAAGTCGATCGTGGAGATCACCAACGACAACGGCGAGCTTCAAGCACACATCGTCAAACTGATGAACCGTACCCCGGCCGACATTGCCCGGGACGGCGAGCATGCCCTGTGCACCCACTGCGACGGCGCCCTCAAGGACAAGCCCATCGAGGGCATGACCATCATGTGGGGCGTGCATCGCGATGGCGATGTCTGGGACGGCGGCCAGATCGTCAACCCCAAGGACGGCAAGATCTACAAGGTGAAGCTGTCGATGCTCGACGGCGGCCAGAAGCTCAACGTGCGCGGATTCATCGGCTTCTCCTGGATCGGCAAGACCCAGGTGTGGGAGCGCGTGCAGTAA
- the apbC gene encoding iron-sulfur cluster carrier protein ApbC: protein MTQANEALVRRLLGELGDTHTGAPLAEAVRAVGVDGARVSVDLQLGYPGAGAVEAMAARVKQALEADPAIESAAVSVTSRIQPHKVQGALAPLPNVKNIIVVASGKGGVGKSTVSANLALALQAEGARVGVLDADIYGPSQPRMLGIGGRPESPDGKTIVPMQAHGLQAMSIGFLVDEETPMIWRGPMVTQAMMQLLTDSRWDMLDYLVVDLPPGTGDIQLTLSQKVPVAGAVIVTTPQDIALLDARKALKMFEKVEVPVLGIVENMATHVCSNCGHEEHIFGEGGGARMAEQYGVPYLGSLPLDIRIREQADGGTPTVVAMPDSDLAARYREIARNAAGRLSRQPRNKSLGLGKIVVQGAPGA from the coding sequence ATGACACAGGCGAACGAAGCCCTGGTGCGCCGGCTGCTCGGCGAACTCGGCGACACCCATACCGGCGCGCCGCTGGCCGAGGCCGTGCGCGCCGTGGGCGTGGACGGGGCGCGGGTGTCGGTGGACCTGCAGCTCGGTTATCCCGGCGCGGGCGCCGTCGAGGCCATGGCCGCGCGGGTCAAGCAGGCGCTGGAAGCGGATCCCGCCATCGAATCGGCCGCCGTGTCGGTCACCAGCCGTATCCAGCCGCACAAGGTGCAAGGCGCGCTGGCGCCGCTGCCCAACGTCAAGAACATCATCGTGGTGGCATCGGGCAAGGGCGGCGTGGGCAAGTCCACGGTGTCGGCCAACCTCGCGCTGGCGCTGCAGGCCGAAGGCGCCAGGGTGGGCGTGCTGGATGCCGACATCTACGGCCCCAGCCAGCCGCGCATGCTCGGCATCGGCGGCCGGCCGGAATCGCCCGACGGCAAGACCATCGTGCCGATGCAGGCGCACGGGCTGCAGGCCATGTCGATCGGTTTCCTGGTGGACGAGGAGACGCCGATGATCTGGCGCGGCCCGATGGTGACCCAGGCGATGATGCAACTGCTCACCGACTCGCGCTGGGACATGCTGGACTACCTCGTCGTCGACCTGCCGCCCGGCACCGGCGACATCCAGCTCACGCTGTCGCAGAAGGTGCCGGTGGCCGGCGCGGTGATCGTCACCACGCCGCAGGACATCGCGCTGCTGGACGCGCGCAAGGCGCTCAAGATGTTCGAGAAGGTGGAGGTGCCGGTGCTCGGCATCGTGGAGAACATGGCCACCCACGTCTGCTCGAACTGCGGCCACGAGGAGCACATCTTCGGCGAGGGCGGCGGCGCGCGGATGGCAGAGCAGTACGGCGTGCCATATCTCGGCTCGCTGCCGCTGGACATCCGCATCCGCGAGCAGGCCGATGGCGGCACGCCCACCGTGGTGGCGATGCCGGACTCCGACCTCGCCGCGCGCTACCGCGAGATCGCCCGCAATGCCGCCGGGCGCCTGTCGCGCCAGCCGCGCAACAAGTCGCTGGGCCTGGGCAAGATCGTGGTGCAGGGCGCGCCCGGCGCATGA